In Eremothecium gossypii ATCC 10895 chromosome IV, complete sequence, the genomic stretch GACACATCTGTCAAGGCAGTTCGACTCGTTCTTGTTCAAGTCGCCCTCGTTGTAGTTCATGTCTATGCACTTTCTGTGGCAGTTTGAGACAAGCTTGTTGAACATGTCTGTAACAAGGTCCAATTCCGCTTCCGCGGCCGCGATTTTCTGCTGCGAAGATAATTGAGGTTGACCACCTAGTCCAAACATCTTATAATAGTCTCTATATCTCTAAAATGAGTCCTTTGACTATTTGAGCAGGAGTCCTGGAACAAGACGTTAGTTGTAACCACAACGTGCCAAGTTGAAGAATTTTCAATAGTCAAATAACATCACCTTTAACGACAGTGATAGTTGGCCGACAGTCCCGCGTGCTTTGAGAGAGAGCCAGGCGAGGCCGGTCGGCGGGCCAGCGGCCGGTCGCCCATCCGCTGCATTCAGCTACTCTCGTCTTCCACCCCGGCACCGGTTGCGTTGTGTACCGACTGCagcggagctggcgccgcAACGCGACGCCGCGCCCTTGGAGCCTAGGGCATCTCGAGCCGTTGTGCTGTGTATGTCCGAGTGTTATTTAACAAGCCGCAGGGGCTGACACTGACGGCGAAAGCCAAGCTATGTATGATTAATTATAATAATAACATCGGTGTGTAGTGCCGGGTGCGTGGGCCGAATAGAAGGGAGTGTGTCGCAGCCTCCGAGCACGGGGCGGAACGGAAGGTGACGCAGGCGCGGGCAAAggcccgccgcgcacgGGACATCGGGGCTTCAGATGGCTGCGCCGCACACTAGCGTGCTTACACGCTAGGCGAAATACCGGATGGTGGCTTGCTTTCTGCGCCTGCGCGATGTGCCTGTACGGATCCTGTAGCGTCGTCTCCTtcgtcgtcctcctcgtcggAGACGGCGCTGTCGTCGGTCTCGTCGGTCTCCGCGTCGCCTGGATGCCTctcatcgtcgtcgtcgtcgtcgtcgtaGTTGCCGGCGGTTTCTTCCTCCTCTTCGTTTTCCTGGAGGCCGACTGCAGCGGCTCCCCGTATCTTCGAAATGCTTTTGACAAGTATCTCCACGATCTCTATCCATTCGCGCATTCCACCCATCCCGATGTCGCCGCACACCAGCACCTTTTCTACCGGCTTCAAAATTTGCACGTAGGGGGCGTCTTCCTGCAGCATCAGGAGGTGCTTCTTGGTGACAGGATGTGTGTACATGAAGGTGTTCATGGCGGGGGCCACCAGCACCGGCGTGGACGGGTTCCACACCCGGAGCACTGAGGTGAGCAGGTTGTCGCAGATGCCGTTCGCCACCTTTGCCAGTGTGTTGGCCGAGAGCGGCGCGACTAGGAAGATGTCTGCCCACTTGCGCAGCTCCACATGCAGGACTGGGTCGCCGAGCCGCTTGAACCCGAACCACTCGTCCTCGTCTCGCCACAGCTTGACGTCCTTGCTGATCTTCAGCCCCTTCAGGAAGTGCTCCGCGCGCTGCGTCACGATCAGCTGGATAGACACTTTGTCGGACGTGTATATCTTGAACAGCTTGTCTATGATCAGCGGCACCTTCAGCGTCGCCACAGACCCCGTCGCGCCGATCAGAATGTGGATCTTCTCGTCATCCTGCTTCTGGAAAAACTTCGTGAACGGCACCTGCGGCCCTGTCTCCTCCCCGATCACCGCCTTGTTGCTATGGTGCTGGCTGTACTTGCGCCCCAGCGATGACGTCGAGCTCGTCTGGTGCGGCGACACCGGCGTCAGCGGGATGTGGAACGACGAGTCGAAGTAGATGAAGTCACCCGGCATGTGCACTAGCGAGTTCTGCCGCGACGAGTTCGTCGAGGTATCGCTGTCTGCCTCGCCCTTCGCCCCCGGCCGCGTCGAGATGGAGCCGCGGTGCGAGATCTTCTCCGTGCCGCCCGGCACCGTGAACGACACCGCCGCAACGCCCGCCGACGCCTTCGACACCGACAGCGGCGAGTTCAGGCTCGACACGCTGCCCACCAGTGACGAGTCCGGCGACAGATCCAGCCCGTTCGTCACCAGCCGGATTcgctgctccagcagctccgcgcTCACCGGCTCCGCAAACgcccgcgcggccgccgaGCCCACGCTGCCGCCATCTCTCACCGGCGACCCTCGCAGCGACCGCTCCGACACCGCCGTCGCCCGCCccaccgccgcccgcgcATCCACCGCCGCTGTCGTGCCGCCCACGCCCATCCCGCCTGCCACCGCTACCTGCGGCCCGCCGCCTCCGTGCTTATGCGTGGCCCGCTTCACGCTGTTGGACCGGTTGTTCAGGATCGATATTGGTTGGTCCCCCGTCCGGCTCCCGCTCCCCCCGacaccgccgccgccgcccttCGTCGCCTCTGCTGTCGAAGACTCTCCCATGCTGCCACCTGCTCTCTCGCCACGGAACAACGATGGGAAGAAGTGATCTGCGTGGGCCTCAACAAAAATTTCACCGCCCCTGCTCTGTTTTAGGACACACGTGAAGCTGCTAGCAGCACCGCTTTGCGGTTGCGTTAGCTCACGGCGGGCCGGGGTGGTGTCTAAGTGTAGTTATGCTATTACATATAGATAATACAGTGTCTATCGGCGGGGCCGGTCTAGATGTTACAAATGGCATAGAGCTCGCGGTAGAATTCGTTGGTAGGCGAAAGCCCAATATCCTTTAGTTTAATGTACATGTCGCCGCCTTCGTCGTCATCCTTGATGGCGTCGTCGCCAAGGTGACCGATGTTGTTAAAGCTGGCGGGCACGTGCAGAGCGGGCGCGAGGGCCGGGACCAGGGCGAGctctggcggcggcgggcgggccGGACGGTCGGCGGGcacggcgggcgcggcgggcgcggacTCGGGCGCGGACtcgggcgcgggcgcgggcaAGGCGGCCAAGGCTGGCGTGACAGGCGCGGCGAATGCAAAGTCCGCGAGCGCCAAACTTTTCTGGTAGTGGGGGTGGTCTGGGTTGCGGGGGCGGCGGAGCGTCTTGTGGAACCAGTCGCGGAGCGTGTGGAAGCGGGTGGCCTTCCAGCGGAGGCTGAAGGGCTCGGAGGTCTGCGATGGGAGGTCGATGTGGGTGTCGGAGCAGGTGTCGAGGGCGGTGGAGAGCTTGTCGCGCTTGACGGAGCCGGCGGACGCCGGCGATAGATCGGAGTCGATGCCGGCGGTGGTTCCGGCGGTGGCGATGGCGCTGGACGCGTGCGGCTCGTCCGCGTGGCCTTTATTATATTCTCTGGTATATAGCCTACTCAACCATCGGCGGAAGCGGTGGCGGCTGTGGCGCGGCTGGGGAGTGTGTGACGAGAGGTCTGCGCAGTCGCGGTCTGCATAGTCGCGGCTGAGCAATGTGCCTCGGGAGACGCTGTAGTAGCCCTGTGAGACGGTAGCGTCCTTGATGGTCCTGTGGGCGGCGCCGGAGTCCAAAGTAGCGGCCATGCTTTCGAGTTCTGAGGCTGCTGTGTCGGCGTCGTTTCAGTTAGCAACTCACGGTGGTGATTCGGAGGGATGGGGATCAGCGAGCAGCACGGACAAATATAAGAGCAGCACGGGCATTTGTCTAGTCGGCTGGTGTTTTGTGTCCACCGTGACGCTGGCGCTGGGCTGGAGTGCAAAAACCGGAGCCACAAGCGTGCGCGTCCGACGGGGAAAGCTGCGAGCGTGGCAGCAGCAGAGAATGGGTGCGGGAGTGCTAGAGCGGTGCTGGGAGCGCGCGGACGCGCGCAcgctgcgcgcggccgcgctgATGCTGGGCGCGGCATACGGAAGCAAGAAGGCAGACGCGCGGGCGCAGCTGGCGATGCAGGtggcgcggctgcgccgcctgcgtgacgtgcggctgcgccgcgggcgcgtcgcgctgctggcggtAGACCCCGGTCTGGTGAACTTCGCGTACGCACAGCTGTACGTGGGTACGGGCGCGCCGGTCGTGGTCGCGTGGGACAAGCTGGACCTACGCATCTCGGCAGCGAGCGCCGCGGAAGCGCCAGAGGCGATGGGCGAGATGGTGCGCGGCGTGGTcgggcggctgctggcgcaCGAGCCGGACTTTGTGGCGATTGagcgccagcgcgcgcggaatcccggcagcagcgccgtGGCCGGGGCGGTGTTGCGCACGAATCTGCTCGAGCACGGGCTGCACGCGGTGCTCCCGCCGCTggccgcgctgcgcggcaTGCCGGAGCCGCTGGTTGCGGCGTCGCTGCCGCGGCGGATGGCGGACTTCTGGTGTGGGTCGGGCGCGGAGCGCGCAGCGGACTCCAAGCGGCTGCGCATCCTGCtggcgcgggcgctgctgcgcgaggcCGCGGTGGCCGCGTCCCCCGGCATGCTCGCCCTCGGCccggcgctggcggccgcgcgcgacgcGGACGTCGGCTCGTCTAGGGCGTTCAGCATCCACCGCGCGCTAGGACTAccggcggcgccggtgCGAGATCTGCCAGTGGCGCCGGCCAAGGATGATGATCTCGCCGACGCGCTCTTGCACGCACTCGCATGGGCTACGTGGCTCGAGGTTTACGAGCAGCTCGAGGCGTTtgccgcagcgcgcggctCCGCGTCCGGGGATGCGTTGGTGGGCTATCTGCACGAACTGGTAGCCGGCCACTACGCGCGCACGGCCTCGCTGCTGCGTGGGAGCCCGCAGCCGGCCACAGCTGCATAGATGTACATAGATACGCTGAGCACGCGCACGTGTGCGAGGACGTCGCTGCGACGCGTGTAGGCGAGCTGCGGACGGAACCTGTGCGCTTGGTAGTGCGGACTAGCTCCCCTTTGAAGTTACGTACTTAAAAAATCGCGCCTTGTTGGCCTCACGGTAACACTTTCACGGGTACTGCGGCAACGAAGTGCAGGTCTGGTTCAAACATGAATATACGGCAGCAGCTCACCAAATTCCTTGGCCTATTTCTCACCCTTGCTAGCGCGTTTATGTTCTGGAAGGGCCTCTCGGTCGTCACCAACTCCCACTCGCCAATTGTGGTGGTCCTCTCGGGGTCCATGGAGCCTGCCTTCCAAAGGGGGGACATCCTATTCCTGTGGAACCGCGAGAGGTTCAATAAGGTGGGCGACGTGATAGTCTACGAAGTGGACGCCAAGAGCATCCCTATCGTCCACCGGGTGGTTCGCGAACACCGCGACAAGAACGGCCGGCAACTATTGTTAACCAAGGGCGACAACAACGCAGCAGATGACATTGCGCTTTACGGTCGGAAGCAGAGCTACCTGCGGCGGGACAAGGACATTGTCGGGACCGTGAAGGGCTACCTCCCCAAGCTGGGGTACGTCACCATCCTGGTAAGTGAAAATCAGTACGCAAAGTTTGCGCTGATGGGCATGCTGGCGTTGAGCTCGTTGCTGGGTAGCGAATGAGAGGTGTATATATGACTACTTAGCTGATACTCAATAATCGAGCTCCACTGTGGATGCCAACGGCCGCTTCCGGGACGGCGGCAGGCCCGGCGTGTTCAACGGAAGAGCGGGTCCCTCGCGGCAAAATTGCTCGTACACCTCCTTCATTACAGATTCCTCGGCAGCCATTGACTGGAACTCCGGGTAGTGCTTGATACGCTCTCGCGCATCTTCCCACGGGGGCATGGTGTCACGCTGGCGGAAGACAcgcaggagcagcagggTGAAGTACTGCTTCCGCTGCTCTTCGAGCTGCGCCAGGCGCAGCTGgtcctcctccagcttcttctgGCGAGTTTTGATCAGCTCCTCGGGGATCGGGTCAAGGTCCTGCGGATCAATGTTCTTGAATTGGTCCTTTTCCCGAATTAGGGCCAGGATCTTTTCGCGGTTGGCGAGCGGCTCTTTGTCGTTCCACTGGAAGTTCTCATCTATCAGAATCTGCTGCGCGACCGAGCGATGCGCACTGATGGTCAAGCGATGTTCCTCCACCTGGTCCAGGAATAGATCCAGCGCACTGGAGCCGCTGCGGCCCAGTGTGTTCAAGAAGCGCGGGTCGTTTTTTATAAGTTGGTATATGCTGTTCCAGGAGGTGTTGTAGCGTATGGACGCCTTATGCTCGCTCAGAAGCTCCTTGAATGCGTCACGCGCAATACGGTCGCTGGTGTAGTTCACGCGCGACAGCGCATCAATCTCGGAATCGTAATCCGATATGATTTTCGTAACGATCTCGATATACTCGCGCAAGATATCAACTTTCTCAAGGGTCTCAAAGTGTTTGTTTGCAACAAAACGGGCATTGGTGAACAGATACTGCTTCTCCAACTCCGCCCATGTCAGAAGATTGTTCCGGTCCGTGATGATGCTCCTTAGGTATTGCCGCAGCTCTTCCAGCGCCGCGGTGCGTGTCTTGGTATAGTTTTTCTTGTGTTCTTCAGCCAACTGAGAGACATATTCCTGGAAAGTCTCTCGTTTTACTTTCTCGCTCATCACAGAATGCTTATAAATCGGCTCATTTGCAATCAGGCGTCGCACTGTCGGCCACCGGGTATAATAGTGTATGTCGTTCCGCTCTCGCAGCATCGCAAGAAACGCATCCTTAAACTTACTTACCGCTGTGTGCTCCTTGAGCAGCTGATCCTCCGTCCGAGTGGTCAAGTACTTCTCAAATGTGGTTTGCTTCCACAGTGGATCGTCGTCCACGCACCAGTAGCGGGGGTCCTGGCAGCTCAGCTCTGAGATGATCCTGTTGAAAGACCAGGTGGAATCCACCTGGTGCTCTTTCAGCATTCGCAGAAATAGCCGCTCTGCTGCCTGCATGTCCTTCTCCACCGTCACATTCAGCACTCGGGACTGATTGTGGTACTTCTGGTTTGAgttgagcagcagctcgatCCGGACCCCGGGCTCCTCAGCAGCGGACGGCTCGttcttctcctcctccggcgCGCGCTCGTCCTCTTCCCGGGGCACCTCCTCGGCTGGCTCCAACTCCGGCTTCTCCCACCTGCTTTCGCCAGTTTCCCTGTTGTAATAGTACACGTTACCGTCCTCCGTCGTTGCCACTTTCCAGCCACATTCTTCGAGTCGCGGTTCCAGCTCAACTGGCGTGTCGTTGGGCTTATTCCATGACGTTTCCCCCTTCGAATTATAGTAGTAAACACGCCCCGTGGAGTCCTGTGCCTCCTTCCAATCACTCATGACGCGCCGTGCCCCGAATGCTGTCGCAGGACATCGTTGGCGAGATGGCTCAACTAACCTGCAGTTATAAAATGCATCGATTCATTTCACGTGACCACAAATAAATGGTTAATGTGTGGGTGGCAGAGAAGGTATGTGCACGTGATTGTACACTAGAGTTAAACTGTGCTCACGTCATCGACATTGTCGTCTATAGTCATAGTGTACGAGTATTTGGGTTTCGGCGGGAGTTCACCGCTTTTCCCGTGTAAATGTCGCTTTGCGGAGAGCAAAACGCACAAGCGGTAATccaatcacgtgatcatTACTAAGATCCCCTTCCAAGGGGCTACAGGGAGCACAGGGACCGTGACCATCGCCATAGCGCGGACGTTTGTCATTCGGCGACCTGGCCTGCCGGGCGCCGCGGTCGGCGCCTACGTGGTAGTCGGTGGAAAAAGCGCGAAAAGTATATAAGACGGGCACTGCCTACGCGGGGCGATAGCGGGCAGACCAAGCATGTACGCCGCAAGAACAGCCCTCCGTAAGTCAGGGTCCGCCCTGTCCGCCGCCGCATATGCAAAGCGTACCAAGGTGACTTTGCCAGACCTCGACTGGGATTTCGGTGCTCTTGAGCCACACATCTCCGGGAAAATCAACGAACTGCACTACACCAAGCACCACCAGACGTACGTCAACGGCCTGAACTCTGCGCTGGAGCAGTTCCACGAGCTCTCCGCGCGTGTGGACCAGGACTCGCGCGTAGCCGCGCAGCTCACCGCCTTGCAGCAGAACATCAAGTTCCACGGCGGCGGCTACCGCAACCACTGTTTGTTTTGGAAGAACCTAGCACCAGCGTCGCAGGGCGGTGGTGAGCCACCCACCGGCGCTCTGGCTCGCCAGATCGAGACACAGTTCGGATCTCTGGAGAAGCTCCAGGCGCTCACGAACGGGAAGCTGGCCGGCATCCAGGGTTCCGGCTGGGCTTTCTTGGTCAAGAACACCGACAATGGTGGCCAGTTGGAGCTCGTGCAGACTTACAACCAGGACACTGTTTCCGGGCCCTACGTGCCATTGCTCGCTATCGATGCCTGGGAGCACGCCTACTACCTACAGTACCAGAACCGGAAGGCGGACTACTTCTCTGCCATCTGGAACGTGATCAACTGGAAGGAGGCAGCCCGTAGATTCGATGCGGCCTGAGTTATTTAACTATGCTGAAGCGCGGTGTTTTACCGCTCCGCTACGTAAAGACTTCATATTATACGCCTTCTCTTATGTGTCTGAAATTTTTCACCGGCTATGAGCACTGGCATCGAGCACCGATCAGCGAGAGAGAGTAatgtcgctgctgcaccaCTTAGTCACACTGCCCTCGCGGCCTATCACGCGTGATGCGTACCTGCCACAGTTACAAAATCTGCTGCGGTCCGGTATACCGGCCACATACACGCTGGAACAGCTGGCAGCATACGAGAAGGGAGACGAGGAAGGGCCTGGCGATGAGGACACCAACACGACGCCATTGCACATCATGGCGAGGTCGCTTCCAGAGGCAGGGCAGCTGTCCGAGGCAGAGAGCGAGGTGGTACTGGAAATAATGGATACCCTCTTCCAGTATGGCGCTGGCTGGAACTTCCTGGACTACGAGCAAAAACATGCGGGTGACCTCCTCCTGGAGAAGGGATATGGCCCGGGCGACGCCCTATATGAGCGCCTGGTGGAGGCAGGGGTGGCAGctgagctgctgctgcgcaaggTGAATGGCGGCGAAATAGAATTTTTGGATGGGTCTGATACCGAGATGGGCGACAAGGGCGGCTCTGCGCGCGACGTCCCGGCATCCGCCGACAGCGCGCCAGCCGACAGCGCAGGGCACAGCAGTTCGGAGCCCACTGCCGTGGACGCAGATGCCACCGCTGCGCACCAGGACACCTACCTACAGACGGAACTCGAGTACATCCCCGGCGCGCTTGTCACCAAGCACAACCGCGACGGCGTGATGATGGACTGGGAGACTGACATCATgcgcgtcgccgccgcgtcgATCGTCAAGAACCGCGAGCCGGCCGAGTGCCAGGTGCTCAACATCGGCTTTGGCATGGGCATCATCGACGGCTTCCTGCAGGAGCAAAGGCCCACCCGCCACTACATCTGCGAGGCCCACCCCGACGTCCTGGCACGCATGCGCCGCGAGGGCTGGTACGAGCGCCCTGATGTCGTCATTCTCGAGGGCCGCTGGCAGGATACCCTGTCCCGCCTGCTGGACGACGGCACCGTCTTTTTCGACGGCATATACTACGATACCTTCAGCGAGCACTACACAGACATGCTCGAGCTGTACGACCTGGTCGTGGGGCTCATCAAACCGTGCGGCATTTTCTCGTTTTTCAATGGGCTTGGCGCAGATCGCCAGGTCTGCTACGACGTATACCGCCGCATTGTCGAGCTCGACATGGCGACCTATGGCATGACTTGCGAGTACACCACGATCGACTTGCGCCAGCTGCCCACGTGGGACAACGTCCGCCGTTCCTATTTTAATTGCGATCACTACTACCACCCAGAGATCTCCTTCCAGTGACGCTGATGCACAACTGCGGACCTCAGCCCGCGTGCCTCACGTGACCACAGTGGACATTTTCTCAGTTAGCGCTCGTTTAGCTTAGCTATACGAGGGATGGCACCACTtaggcgctgctgcggaaCCAGATACGATGAAGCCGCCCAAATTCGATAGAATGCTGCCTCGCTGAGCCGCCGTCATAGGGAAACGACCAAAGGTTCCGTCTGCCGCATCGTATGTATGTGTCTGTGTACGAGGACCGAAAAGTTGACTTTTAACGAAGTAGATTTTTTTATTAGATATTTAAGCACGTATGCGTTAACGAGCAGCTTGCAAGGCGTATACCAAGGCTCTGTGCGCTTATCATTAGCAGGGCGACATGTCAGAATCCTTGCTACAGACAGTGGTGGCGTACGTGGAGTTGGTGCTGCACCACTTCATGGCGTTGTCGTGgacgcagcagctgtcCATAGTAATAGTGGCACCATTCATATACTCGCTGGTGTGGCAGACGTTATATTCATTCAGGAAGGATAGAGTACCGCTAGTGCCGTTCATGGTACCCTGGGTGGGTTCCGCGCTCGCGTATGGGAGGGCTCCGTACGAGTTTTTTGGCAAGTGCCAGCAGAAGTATGGCGATGTGTTTGCGTTCATGCTGCTGGGGCGTGTGATGACGGTGTATCTGGGGACGAAGGGCCACGAGTTCATTCTGAATGCGAAGCTGGCGGAGGTGTCTGCGGAGGAGGCGTACACAAAGCTTACGACGCCTGTATTCGGCGAGGGCGTGGTGTATGACTGCCCCAACCACCGCTTAATGGAGCAAAAGAAGTTCTGCAAGAACGCTCTGTCGACGGAGGCCTTCCGGCGGTACGTGCCGATGGTGATGGACGAGGTGCGGAAGTACCTGCGTACTTCGAAGCACTTCATGATGAACGAGCGCAGCTCCGGCGTGGTGAACGTGATGGAGACGCAGCCCGAGATGACTATCTTCACGGCATCGCGCTCTCTACTGGGAGCGGAAATGCACTCTATGCTGGACGCCGATTTTGCTTATCTGTACGCAGACCTGGACAAGGGCTTCACGCCTCTGAACTTTGTCTTTAGGGATCTACCACTGGACAACTACAGGCGCAGAGATAACGCACAGCGCACTATTTCCAGCACGTACATGAAGGTCATAGAACGTCGGCGTAAAAACAACGACGTCCAGGACCGTGATCTTATCGACGCTCTGATGACC encodes the following:
- the SEC11 gene encoding signal peptidase complex catalytic subunit SEC11 (Syntenic homolog of Saccharomyces cerevisiae YIR022W (SEC11)), yielding MNIRQQLTKFLGLFLTLASAFMFWKGLSVVTNSHSPIVVVLSGSMEPAFQRGDILFLWNRERFNKVGDVIVYEVDAKSIPIVHRVVREHRDKNGRQLLLTKGDNNAADDIALYGRKQSYLRRDKDIVGTVKGYLPKLGYVTILVSENQYAKFALMGMLALSSLLGSE
- the RMT2 gene encoding protein-arginine N5-methyltransferase (Syntenic homolog of Saccharomyces cerevisiae YDR465C (RMT2)) is translated as MSLLHHLVTLPSRPITRDAYLPQLQNLLRSGIPATYTLEQLAAYEKGDEEGPGDEDTNTTPLHIMARSLPEAGQLSEAESEVVLEIMDTLFQYGAGWNFLDYEQKHAGDLLLEKGYGPGDALYERLVEAGVAAELLLRKVNGGEIEFLDGSDTEMGDKGGSARDVPASADSAPADSAGHSSSEPTAVDADATAAHQDTYLQTELEYIPGALVTKHNRDGVMMDWETDIMRVAAASIVKNREPAECQVLNIGFGMGIIDGFLQEQRPTRHYICEAHPDVLARMRREGWYERPDVVILEGRWQDTLSRLLDDGTVFFDGIYYDTFSEHYTDMLELYDLVVGLIKPCGIFSFFNGLGADRQVCYDVYRRIVELDMATYGMTCEYTTIDLRQLPTWDNVRRSYFNCDHYYHPEISFQ
- the CCE1 gene encoding cruciform cutting endonuclease (Syntenic homolog of Saccharomyces cerevisiae YKL011C (CCE1)); translated protein: MVLWAAPESKVAAMLSSSEAAVSASFQLATHGGDSEGWGSASSTDKYKSSTGICLVGWCFVSTVTLALGWSAKTGATSVRVRRGKLRAWQQQRMGAGVLERCWERADARTLRAAALMLGAAYGSKKADARAQLAMQVARLRRLRDVRLRRGRVALLAVDPGLVNFAYAQLYVGTGAPVVVAWDKLDLRISAASAAEAPEAMGEMVRGVVGRLLAHEPDFVAIERQRARNPGSSAVAGAVLRTNLLEHGLHAVLPPLAALRGMPEPLVAASLPRRMADFWCGSGAERAADSKRLRILLARALLREAAVAASPGMLALGPALAAARDADVGSSRAFSIHRALGLPAAPVRDLPVAPAKDDDLADALLHALAWATWLEVYEQLEAFAAARGSASGDALVGYLHELVAGHYARTASLLRGSPQPATAA
- the PRP40 gene encoding snoRNA-splicing protein PRP40 (Syntenic homolog of Saccharomyces cerevisiae YKL012W (PRP40)); this translates as MSDWKEAQDSTGRVYYYNSKGETSWNKPNDTPVELEPRLEECGWKVATTEDGNVYYYNRETGESRWEKPELEPAEEVPREEDERAPEEEKNEPSAAEEPGVRIELLLNSNQKYHNQSRVLNVTVEKDMQAAERLFLRMLKEHQVDSTWSFNRIISELSCQDPRYWCVDDDPLWKQTTFEKYLTTRTEDQLLKEHTAVSKFKDAFLAMLRERNDIHYYTRWPTVRRLIANEPIYKHSVMSEKVKRETFQEYVSQLAEEHKKNYTKTRTAALEELRQYLRSIITDRNNLLTWAELEKQYLFTNARFVANKHFETLEKVDILREYIEIVTKIISDYDSEIDALSRVNYTSDRIARDAFKELLSEHKASIRYNTSWNSIYQLIKNDPRFLNTLGRSGSSALDLFLDQVEEHRLTISAHRSVAQQILIDENFQWNDKEPLANREKILALIREKDQFKNIDPQDLDPIPEELIKTRQKKLEEDQLRLAQLEEQRKQYFTLLLLRVFRQRDTMPPWEDARERIKHYPEFQSMAAEESVMKEVYEQFCREGPALPLNTPGLPPSRKRPLASTVELDY
- the TIM10 gene encoding protein transporter TIM10 (Syntenic homolog of Saccharomyces cerevisiae YHR005C-A (TIM10)), giving the protein MFGLGGQPQLSSQQKIAAAEAELDLVTDMFNKLVSNCHRKCIDMNYNEGDLNKNESNCLDRCVAKYFETNVKVGENMQQLGQNFSPGKF
- the ERG11 gene encoding sterol 14-demethylase (Syntenic homolog of Saccharomyces cerevisiae YHR007C (ERG11)); this encodes MSESLLQTVVAYVELVLHHFMALSWTQQLSIVIVAPFIYSLVWQTLYSFRKDRVPLVPFMVPWVGSALAYGRAPYEFFGKCQQKYGDVFAFMLLGRVMTVYLGTKGHEFILNAKLAEVSAEEAYTKLTTPVFGEGVVYDCPNHRLMEQKKFCKNALSTEAFRRYVPMVMDEVRKYLRTSKHFMMNERSSGVVNVMETQPEMTIFTASRSLLGAEMHSMLDADFAYLYADLDKGFTPLNFVFRDLPLDNYRRRDNAQRTISSTYMKVIERRRKNNDVQDRDLIDALMTSAQYKDGVKMTDQQIANLLIGVLMGGQHTSAATSAWVLLHLAERPDIQEELYEEQMRVLDGGAKELTYELLQEMPLLNQVIKETLRMHHPLHSLFRKVTRDMPVPNTSYVIPKDHYVLASPGFCHLSEEYFPNAKEFNPHRWDNDAASSVSTGEKVDYGFGAISKGVSSPYLPFGGGRHRCIGEGFAYMQLGTIFSVVVRSMKWHFPADMKGVPNPDFTSMVTLPSEPCRIAWERRVPDQII
- the SOD2 gene encoding superoxide dismutase SOD2 (Syntenic homolog of Saccharomyces cerevisiae YHR008C (SOD2)) — translated: MYAARTALRKSGSALSAAAYAKRTKVTLPDLDWDFGALEPHISGKINELHYTKHHQTYVNGLNSALEQFHELSARVDQDSRVAAQLTALQQNIKFHGGGYRNHCLFWKNLAPASQGGGEPPTGALARQIETQFGSLEKLQALTNGKLAGIQGSGWAFLVKNTDNGGQLELVQTYNQDTVSGPYVPLLAIDAWEHAYYLQYQNRKADYFSAIWNVINWKEAARRFDAA
- the CAB3 gene encoding phosphopantothenoylcysteine decarboxylase complex subunit CAB3 (Syntenic homolog of Saccharomyces cerevisiae YKL088W (CAB3)), yielding MGESSTAEATKGGGGGVGGSGSRTGDQPISILNNRSNSVKRATHKHGGGGPQVAVAGGMGVGGTTAAVDARAAVGRATAVSERSLRGSPVRDGGSVGSAAARAFAEPVSAELLEQRIRLVTNGLDLSPDSSLVGSVSSLNSPLSVSKASAGVAAVSFTVPGGTEKISHRGSISTRPGAKGEADSDTSTNSSRQNSLVHMPGDFIYFDSSFHIPLTPVSPHQTSSTSSLGRKYSQHHSNKAVIGEETGPQVPFTKFFQKQDDEKIHILIGATGSVATLKVPLIIDKLFKIYTSDKVSIQLIVTQRAEHFLKGLKISKDVKLWRDEDEWFGFKRLGDPVLHVELRKWADIFLVAPLSANTLAKVANGICDNLLTSVLRVWNPSTPVLVAPAMNTFMYTHPVTKKHLLMLQEDAPYVQILKPVEKVLVCGDIGMGGMREWIEIVEILVKSISKIRGAAAVGLQENEEEEETAGNYDDDDDDDERHPGDAETDETDDSAVSDEEDDEGDDATGSVQAHRAGAESKPPSGISPSV